TAAACTGGGCACGGTATCTTATAGTACGCTGCTAGATACGGAGACATCTGTGAATACGGCTGCGAAGAATTATATAAAGGCAGTCTATAACTATTTGGTCAGCTATTACAATTTTAGAAGAATGCAATGAGGTTGGGTCAATGGAATCATTTGCGCAAAATGATATTGTTTAGCTTAACTTGCAGGACTTTTTAACAATTAAGTATGACAAGTCCAATTGAGATAACAGCCGCTGTGCAGATGCTGATCGATCGTGTAGGATCGGAATATGAATATGAAATTGTACCGGTGCAGCCAGGCATTGCCACGAATGGTGGTCGCATGATAAGCGGGTGGACCGTATGGTTAAGTGAGTTCATCTGTGAGGCAGAACCTACTGAGGTATGGGAGAATGAAGAAGGCGATCTGATTGCTGTAAACACCCCACATGTTTCAGTTGAAAAGATCCTGTTTATTCCTGATGATACGATCAATCTTGAAGCGAAACATATACGTGTCAGCGTTAGTAACAACCCCCTGGTAGATCACCTGATTGCATTGGCAGATCTGAAGGATTTCCTGCTGCCTTATGGTACGGAGCTGGAAGATGGTAAAGTGAACTTCAATACCTATACCGGTAATGTATATAATCACTACGATGCCCTGTTCAATAACCTGCTGCTCTTCCTTTCAGAAGGGAAAAAGATTGGCGCAAAATGTTACTGTGGCAGCATGAAACCTTATAGCCAGTGCCATGGTAAGAACCTGCCTGCGGCAATTGAAGAAGATAAGAAAGCAGTGAAAAAATTCAATGATGCCCTGAAGGAAGAAGAAGTCGTAGTTCAGGAATAGCCTTTTCCGGTTCGTGATCCATTTTTTCCGGTTCAGGGAGCTTGTAAAAATATACCACTTTTTCAGTTACATCTTTGTTCCGGGCAATGTAAAAACTGCCCGGAACAAAGATGATGACTAACAGTAAAATGCAGGTAATATTGGCGTCATTCCTGGTCTGTCATGTTGCAGGCGGATGCCAGTCCGGCAAGGCAAATGGTGAGAAATACGAACCCGCACCGACCCCGGCACTGCCTGTGCTGCGCATAGACACCACCACTGCCCGTACTATCAGAGACTATGCCGCGCAGCTGGAAGGTAAGGAAAATGTAGATGTACGTTCACAGGTAGACGGTTACCTGGATAAGGTATTGGTAGAAGAAGGGAGCTATGTTAGAGCAGGACAGCCCCTTTTTAAGATTAATGACCGTACTTACCAGGCGCAGTTGGAAAAAGATGTCGCTTCCCTGCGGGCTGCACAATCAGCAGAAGCAAATGCAGTACTGGAAGTTGAAAAGATCAGACCCCTCTCAGATAATAAAGTCGTTTCAGACATACAGCTCAAAACAGCATTAACCTCATTACAGGCTGCCAAAGCAAATGTAGAACAGGCAAAAGCCGCTGTGGCAGCAAGCCGGGTGAATCTGGGATTTACACTTATCAAAGCCCCGGTGAGTGGTTATATCGGCCGTATCCCCAGGAGGACCGGTAACCTTATCAGCAGTTCCGATGCGACTGCTTTAACCACACTTTCAGATATCAGTAAGATCTATGCATATTTCTCCATGAGTGAAAATGATTTTATTGCTTTTAGTAAGCAATTGAAAAATCTGCCTTCTGTAGATCTTATCCTCTCTAACGGAGACACCTATGCGCACCAGGGGAAAATAGAAATGATCGATGGGCAGTTTAATAAAAGTACTGCTGCGATCAGTATCCGCGCTACCTTCCCTAATCCTGAAGGCTTATTGAGATCCGGTAATACCGGCAGGGTAAGGGTGAACCAGCTCGTTCCTCATATTATGCTGGTTCCACAAGCGGCTACCATGGAAATGCAGGATAAGCGATTCGTGTATAAACTGGATTCGGGTAATGTGGCGAAGCGACAGGAGATCCTGACTACCGGTAGCACAGGTAAATATTTCATTGTAACAGATGGCTTGCATCGTGGAGACCATATTCTAAGCACCGGCGTTGAGACGATTAGGGAAGGTACCACCATTCAGCCGGTCATTAAGAAATAAAATTGGCGCTTTTCAAATCAGCTACAAAGCGACTATTCTCAAAGTAATAATCTATGCATAAAATAATTCAGCGGCCGGTACTGGCAACCGTACTTTCCGTGATCCTTGTCATATTAGGTGTGGTGGGCCTGAGCCGGCTGCCCATCACGCAATTCCCGGACATTGCACCTCCAAGTGTGGTGGTGTCTGCAAGTTTTCCGGGTGGTAATGCTGCCACTGTTATGCGCGCAGTGGTAACACCTATCGAAGAGGCGGTGAATGGGGTGGAGAATATGACGTATATAGAATCGAATGCCAGCAATGATGGTAGTGCCAGCATCTCCATTTATTTCAAACTGGGTACTGATCCTGATCAGGCAGCAGTGAATGTACAGAACCGCGTGGCCCAGGTGACCAGCTACCTGCCCACAGAAGTTGTGCAGGCAGGGATTTCCACGGTCAAGCAGCAGCAGGGGCTCATTATGATCTTCAACGTATACAGTGAAGATGCAAAGCAATATGATGAGAAGTTCCTGCAAAACTATGCAAAGATCAACCTGGTACCGGAGTTGAAACGCATACCCGGTGTAGGCCAGGTACAGATTTTTGGTGCCAAGGATTATTCTATGCGCGTATGGCTGGATCCTGAAAAACTGACGGCACACAATATTACAGCTGCGGAAGTGATCAGTGCTATCCAGGATCAGAACCTGGAAGCCGCGCCGGGTAAGTTTGGCGAAGGTAGCCATGAACCCTTGTCTTATGTCATCAACTATGGCGGGAAATTTAATCAGCCGGAGCAGTTTCAGCACATGGTTATCAAAGCTGCGGCAGATGGTTCTGTGCTTTACCTGGAAGATGTAGCCCGTGTAGAACTGGGTGCTGCCGGTTATAATACAGATACGAAGATGGATGGCCATGAAGCTGTGACCCTTGCCATTACCCAGAATAGCGGCTCCAATGCCAACGAGATCCAGATAGCGGCGCAGAAGTTAATGACGAAGGCCTCTGCTGGTTTTCCGAAGGGTGTAAAATACGGTGTGATCTATAGTACCAAGAACCAGCTGGATGTTTCTATCGGGCAGGTAAAACATACCCTGATAGAAGCGTTTATACTGGTATTCATTATTGTATTACTGTTTTTACAGGATTTCCGTTCTACTCTTATTCCTGCCATTGCAGTGCCGGTATCACTGATAGGTACATTCTTCTTTTTGCAGCTGCTGGGATTTTCCATCAATATGCTCACCTTGTTTGCATTGGTGCTGGCTATCGGGATTGTTGTGGATGATGCGATCGTGGTGGTAGAGGCGGTGCATGGGAAGATGGAGCGATTTCACCAGCCGGCACCTGCGGCAACGGTATCGGCATTGAGTGAGATCTCAGGTGCGATCGTATCTATCACCCTGGTAATGGCCGCTGTATTTTTGCCTGTAGGATTTATGGAAGGGCCGACAGGGGTATTTTACCGGCAGTTTGCCTTTACGCTGGCGATTGCGATTTTGATCTCTGCTTTCAATGCATTGACATTAAGTCCGGCGCTGTGTGCTTTGTTTTTGAAAAATAATCATAGTAGTGGTAAGAACAGGTTTTACCAGGCATTCAATGCGGGTTTTGCTGCGCTTACCAGTAAGTATGCCCGGAGTGTCAAATTCCTGATCCGGTATAAATGGATTGGCCTGGGTGCATTGGCCTTGATTACCGCATCATCTGTCTGGTTGATGAATACCACTTCCAAAGGATTTATACCTAATGAGGATGATGGTCTTGTCGCGTTTTCACTTTCTCTGCCGGCGGGAGCAGGCCTGGATCGTACGACGGAGGTATTGCGGAAAGCAGATAGTTTGTTTAAGCACAATGACGCAGTTGAATCTGCCACGAGTGTGTCAGGATTTGACTTGTTGAGTAACAGTGCCAGCCCTGCTTATGCACTGGGTTTTGTCAAACTGAAGCCG
This window of the Chitinophaga sancti genome carries:
- a CDS encoding efflux RND transporter periplasmic adaptor subunit, which gives rise to MMTNSKMQVILASFLVCHVAGGCQSGKANGEKYEPAPTPALPVLRIDTTTARTIRDYAAQLEGKENVDVRSQVDGYLDKVLVEEGSYVRAGQPLFKINDRTYQAQLEKDVASLRAAQSAEANAVLEVEKIRPLSDNKVVSDIQLKTALTSLQAAKANVEQAKAAVAASRVNLGFTLIKAPVSGYIGRIPRRTGNLISSSDATALTTLSDISKIYAYFSMSENDFIAFSKQLKNLPSVDLILSNGDTYAHQGKIEMIDGQFNKSTAAISIRATFPNPEGLLRSGNTGRVRVNQLVPHIMLVPQAATMEMQDKRFVYKLDSGNVAKRQEILTTGSTGKYFIVTDGLHRGDHILSTGVETIREGTTIQPVIKK
- a CDS encoding efflux RND transporter permease subunit, whose amino-acid sequence is MHKIIQRPVLATVLSVILVILGVVGLSRLPITQFPDIAPPSVVVSASFPGGNAATVMRAVVTPIEEAVNGVENMTYIESNASNDGSASISIYFKLGTDPDQAAVNVQNRVAQVTSYLPTEVVQAGISTVKQQQGLIMIFNVYSEDAKQYDEKFLQNYAKINLVPELKRIPGVGQVQIFGAKDYSMRVWLDPEKLTAHNITAAEVISAIQDQNLEAAPGKFGEGSHEPLSYVINYGGKFNQPEQFQHMVIKAAADGSVLYLEDVARVELGAAGYNTDTKMDGHEAVTLAITQNSGSNANEIQIAAQKLMTKASAGFPKGVKYGVIYSTKNQLDVSIGQVKHTLIEAFILVFIIVLLFLQDFRSTLIPAIAVPVSLIGTFFFLQLLGFSINMLTLFALVLAIGIVVDDAIVVVEAVHGKMERFHQPAPAATVSALSEISGAIVSITLVMAAVFLPVGFMEGPTGVFYRQFAFTLAIAILISAFNALTLSPALCALFLKNNHSSGKNRFYQAFNAGFAALTSKYARSVKFLIRYKWIGLGALALITASSVWLMNTTSKGFIPNEDDGLVAFSLSLPAGAGLDRTTEVLRKADSLFKHNDAVESATSVSGFDLLSNSASPAYALGFVKLKPMAERGAVSSRDDIVNEMNARLSTIKEGTFNVFTMPTVPGFGTFNGLELMLQDRTGGSVEKFSATTNRFIEQMMELPEIEMAFTMFRADFPQYMIEVDAVKAKQLGVSISSLMSNIQTSYGSSQASDFNLFGKYYRVMVQAAPESRTTPASLEGMFVKNEQGSMVPVNSIIKLKKVYGPEVLKRYNLYNAISVNAAPKAGYSTGDAIAAVEKLAAEKLPGGYSYEWTGLSKEEKTSGSQMLMIFILALLFVYFLLAAQYESYILPLAVLLSIPTGLLGVFFSIRIMGIDNNIYVQVGLVMLIGLLAKNAILIVEFAVQRRKAGKALAAAAIEAAKLRLRPIIMTSLAFIVGLLPLMTVKGPSAQGNHSISISTAGGMLTGVVLGVFIIPVLFIVFQYLQEKVSAHE